The following coding sequences are from one Tachysurus vachellii isolate PV-2020 chromosome 7, HZAU_Pvac_v1, whole genome shotgun sequence window:
- the LOC132848873 gene encoding prostaglandin reductase 1-like, producing the protein MVKAKVWTLRKYFVGFPKESDFELKEETLPEIQNGEVLLEAVFLSLDPYMRAVSSALMKEGDVMIGAQVAKVLQSKNPAFPVGCYVVAPGGWRTHSVTDGKAIFSLDMARVHPDWPKDVPLSLAVGALGMPGLAALYGLEEILQVKPGEIVLVSAAAGAVGTMVGQICKIKGCKVVGSAGSEEKVAYLKELGFDYVFNYKTITSLDEALKQASPEGYDCYFENVGGAFFTAALNQMRPRGRIAVCGAISLYNNTTPQMRPFPHMAMLAKSIRMEGFQVNQWPEKDEASVKRLLTWLKEGRLKVKENVTVGFEKMPAAFLQMLKGTELGKAVVKVE; encoded by the exons ATGGTGAAAGCTAAGGTCTGGACACTTCGGAAGTATTTTGTTGGCTTTCCAAAAGAGAGTGACTTTGAGCTTAAAGAAGAGACACTACCCGAGATACAAAATGGAG agGTCCTACTGGAGGCTGTATTCCTTAGCCTTGATCCGTATATGAG AGCTGTGAGTTCAGCCTTAATGAAAGAAGGTGATGTTATGATTGGAGCTCAGGTTGCCAA GGTTCTTCAGAGCAAGAACCCAGCATTTCCTGTGGGCTGTTATGTGGTGGCTCCAGGTGGATGGAGGACACACAGTGTGACCGATGGCAAAGCAATTTTTAGCCTCGATATGGCACGAGTTCATCCTGATTGGCCTAAAGATGTCCCTCTTTCCCTGGCTGTTGGTGCACTGGGGATGCCTGG TTTGGCTGCCCTGTATGGCCTAGAGGAGATTCTGCAGGTAAAGCCAGGTGAGATTGTGCTGGTGAGTGCCGCAGCTGGTGCGGTCGGCACCATGGTGGGCCAGATTTGTAAGATTAAAGGCTGTAAAGTGGTGGGTTCGGCTGGGAGTGAGGAAAAAGTGGCCTACCTGAAGGAGCTTGGCTTTGACTACGTTTTCAACTACAAGACCATAACATCTCTGGATGAGGCACTGAAGCAAGCTTCACCTGAAGGATACGACTGCTACTTTGAGAAT GTTGGAGGTGCTTTCTTTACTGCAGCACTTAATCAGATGAGGCCTCGAGGACGCATTGCTGTGTGTGGTGCAATATCCCTGTACAACAACACCACACCTCAGATGC GTCCTTTTCCCCACATGGCCATGCTGGCTAAAAGCATAAGGATGGAGGGATTCCAAGTCAATCAATGGCCAGAGAAAGATGAGGCATCTGTCAAAAGACTGCTCACATGGCTAAAGGAG GGGAGACTTAAGGTCAAGGAGAATGTTACAGTGGGATTCGAGAAGATGCCTGCTGCCTTCCTCCAGATGCTGAAAGGGACAGAACTGGGAAAAGCTGTTGTTAAAGTGGAATGA